Proteins from one Desulfovibrio sp. genomic window:
- a CDS encoding class I SAM-dependent methyltransferase — translation MTEFWESSFIEKQTMWGFEPSDSAILAKDFFLERKIKDILIPGFGYGRNAKVFIDNEISVTGIEISRTAIDLARKNGIDVDIHYGPVSAMPFDGKLYGGIFCFALIHLLNNRERKKFIEDCYSQLQPNGYMIFTTVSKKAPMFGKGRLLSKNRFEVMKGVKVFFYDSDSIRREFGKYGLVEFSEIDEPSKNMDNKPSIRFVLIKCKKKISS, via the coding sequence ATGACAGAGTTCTGGGAATCGAGTTTCATAGAGAAACAAACGATGTGGGGTTTTGAACCGTCCGATTCAGCAATTCTGGCGAAGGATTTTTTTCTTGAAAGGAAAATAAAGGATATATTGATACCTGGTTTCGGATACGGAAGAAATGCAAAAGTATTTATTGATAATGAAATTTCTGTGACCGGAATTGAGATTTCGAGAACAGCTATTGATCTAGCGAGGAAAAACGGGATCGATGTTGATATACATTATGGTCCAGTATCTGCCATGCCTTTCGACGGCAAACTATACGGAGGGATATTCTGCTTCGCACTCATCCACCTGTTGAATAATCGTGAGAGAAAGAAGTTCATTGAAGATTGCTATAGTCAGTTGCAACCAAATGGGTACATGATTTTTACAACGGTTTCCAAGAAAGCCCCGATGTTTGGAAAGGGCAGGCTGTTGAGTAAAAACCGATTCGAGGTGATGAAGGGTGTAAAAGTGTTTTTTTATGATTCTGACTCAATACGCAGGGAATTCGGAAAATATGGCTTGGTGGAATTTTCAGAGATTGATGAGCCCAGTAAGAATATGGATAATAAACCCTCGATAAGATTTGTGCTTATAAAGTGTAAGAAGAAAATTTCCAGTTAA
- a CDS encoding pyridoxal phosphate-dependent aminotransferase, producing MSLLSGEITEALKKGSWIRRIFEQGAEMKKVHGDDKVYDFSLGNPDLPPPPVVGECLSDLATRASEPFAFGYMPNAGYPHVREALAVQVSSEQGIPFSSQDLLLTCGAAGGINAFFRAVLEPGDEVLCPRPYFVEYGFYVGNHGGRLVTVPAKLPSFDLDVPAMLGAITERTRVVMLNSPNNPTGCIYPEASLKELAKGLETLNAKRDKPILLLSDEPYRFLTYDGISVPSLPKIYRYTVVVSSFSKNLSLAGERIGYVALAPDMPGKQELMGGIVFANRILGYVNAPAIGQALLLKSLGHQVDAGIYAERRAAMCKVLDDAGYEYAMPKGAFYFFPKAPGGDDVAFVGKLCEERVLAVPGMGFGMPGYFRLTFCVDKKVIENAAEGFKKAIKGV from the coding sequence ATGAGCTTGTTGTCAGGCGAGATAACCGAAGCCCTGAAAAAGGGATCCTGGATACGGCGCATTTTCGAGCAAGGCGCGGAGATGAAGAAGGTCCACGGGGACGACAAAGTGTACGACTTCAGCCTGGGCAATCCGGACCTGCCGCCTCCGCCCGTGGTGGGCGAATGCCTGTCGGACCTGGCCACGCGCGCGTCCGAACCTTTCGCCTTCGGCTACATGCCCAACGCCGGGTACCCCCACGTGCGCGAAGCCCTGGCCGTTCAGGTGAGCTCCGAGCAGGGAATTCCCTTCTCGAGCCAAGACCTGCTTTTGACCTGCGGCGCAGCCGGAGGCATCAACGCCTTTTTCCGGGCCGTGCTGGAACCGGGAGACGAGGTGCTCTGCCCAAGGCCCTATTTCGTGGAGTACGGCTTCTACGTGGGCAACCACGGCGGCAGGCTGGTGACGGTTCCGGCCAAGCTCCCCTCGTTCGATTTGGACGTTCCGGCCATGCTGGGGGCGATCACGGAGAGGACCCGGGTGGTCATGCTCAATTCCCCTAACAACCCCACGGGCTGCATCTATCCGGAAGCGAGCCTGAAGGAGCTGGCCAAAGGGCTCGAAACACTGAACGCCAAGCGCGACAAGCCCATTCTGCTCCTTTCCGACGAGCCCTACCGCTTCCTGACCTACGACGGCATATCCGTTCCTTCCTTGCCGAAGATTTACCGGTACACCGTGGTGGTCAGCTCTTTTTCCAAGAACCTGTCTCTGGCGGGCGAGCGCATCGGCTACGTGGCCCTGGCCCCGGACATGCCCGGCAAGCAGGAGCTCATGGGCGGCATCGTGTTCGCCAACCGCATCCTGGGCTACGTGAACGCCCCGGCCATCGGTCAGGCGCTTCTGCTCAAATCCCTGGGGCACCAGGTGGACGCCGGGATTTACGCCGAGCGCCGGGCTGCTATGTGCAAGGTGCTAGACGACGCCGGGTACGAGTATGCCATGCCCAAGGGCGCCTTCTACTTCTTCCCCAAGGCCCCGGGTGGAGACGACGTGGCCTTCGTGGGCAAGCTCTGCGAAGAGCGCGTGCTGGCCGTGCCCGGCATGGGGTTCGGCATGCCCGGATACTTCCGGCTGACCTTCTGCGTGGACAAGAAGGTGATCGAAAACGCTGCCGAGGGCTTCAAAAAGGCCATCAAGGGCGTCTAA
- a CDS encoding U32 family peptidase: protein MNHTPEILAPAGDAYSFLAAISAGADAVYCGLKHFSARMQADNFSIQELARLTTLAHNKGRKVYVAMNTLTKPGEEAKAGRLADRLAKVVKPDALIIQDLGMAVVARQAGYTGELHFSTLANVSSQTALPLMPGLGISRVVLPRELNVDEIRLMAEACPEGVALETFVHGALCHNVSGRCWWSSFLGGKSGLRGRCVQPCRRVFSRKGQPGRYFSCQDLSLDVLAKALLTMPKVMAWKIEGRKKGPHYVYYTTTAYRILRDSPDDPQSKKAALSYIEQALGRPATHYTFLPQKPRNPVDSQSQTGSGQLIGRLSMSEARKYFVNPRQPMLPGDLLRLGYEDEAGHQVVRVTRSIPKGGRYDLTLQGKGKERPRAGMSVFLIDRREPELVKRINALEDELLRIPEIDSVESSFEPTFAKPFRAPRGVRAESVHVWRQPPKGPAKGVAGVWVSATKTQHLPLGRAASTWWWLPPVIWPNEEKDFLDIVEIILKRGGKRFVLNAPWQIGILGRKRREMLMWAGPFCNVANPLALGKLRDMGFDGAVVSPELSGEDILHLPRVSPLPLGVVTHGLWPLGISRTMTPDVKSCEPIVSPKGEICFVTRYGQNHWMYPNWELDLSEKEETLVKAGYLQIIHMREPMPKTIERKERGGMFNWEIGII from the coding sequence ATGAACCACACCCCAGAAATCCTTGCTCCAGCCGGCGACGCCTACTCCTTCCTCGCCGCCATTTCCGCCGGAGCCGACGCAGTCTATTGCGGGCTCAAGCATTTTTCCGCCCGCATGCAGGCCGACAACTTTTCCATACAGGAGCTGGCCAGGCTCACCACCCTGGCCCACAACAAGGGCCGCAAGGTCTACGTGGCCATGAACACCCTGACCAAGCCCGGTGAGGAAGCCAAGGCGGGACGCCTGGCCGACCGTCTGGCCAAGGTCGTCAAGCCGGACGCCCTGATCATCCAGGACCTGGGTATGGCCGTGGTGGCCCGCCAGGCCGGGTACACGGGCGAGCTGCATTTCTCCACCCTGGCCAACGTGTCCTCTCAAACGGCCCTGCCCCTCATGCCGGGGCTTGGCATCTCCCGGGTGGTGCTGCCGCGCGAGCTGAACGTGGACGAGATCCGCCTGATGGCCGAGGCCTGCCCTGAAGGCGTGGCCCTGGAGACGTTCGTGCACGGGGCCCTGTGCCACAACGTGTCCGGGCGCTGCTGGTGGTCGAGCTTTTTGGGAGGAAAAAGCGGACTGCGCGGACGCTGCGTGCAGCCCTGCCGCAGGGTGTTCAGCCGCAAGGGCCAGCCCGGCCGCTACTTCTCCTGCCAGGACCTTTCCCTGGATGTTCTGGCCAAGGCCCTCTTGACCATGCCCAAGGTGATGGCCTGGAAGATCGAAGGCCGCAAGAAGGGCCCCCACTACGTCTACTACACCACCACCGCCTACCGCATCCTGCGCGACTCCCCGGACGATCCCCAGAGCAAGAAGGCGGCCCTCTCCTACATCGAGCAGGCCCTGGGCCGTCCGGCCACCCATTACACCTTCCTGCCCCAGAAGCCGCGCAACCCCGTGGACTCCCAGAGCCAGACCGGGTCCGGCCAGCTGATCGGGCGGCTTTCCATGAGCGAGGCCCGCAAGTACTTCGTGAACCCGCGCCAGCCGATGCTGCCCGGCGATCTGTTGCGCCTGGGCTACGAGGACGAGGCCGGGCACCAGGTAGTGCGCGTCACCCGTTCCATTCCCAAGGGCGGCCGATACGACCTGACGCTTCAGGGAAAAGGCAAGGAACGCCCACGGGCGGGCATGAGCGTCTTCCTCATCGACCGCCGCGAGCCGGAGCTGGTCAAGCGCATCAACGCCCTGGAAGACGAGCTCTTGCGGATTCCCGAGATCGATTCCGTGGAGTCCTCCTTCGAGCCCACCTTCGCCAAGCCGTTCCGGGCCCCGCGCGGTGTTCGGGCGGAGTCCGTCCACGTGTGGCGCCAACCGCCCAAGGGTCCCGCCAAGGGCGTGGCCGGGGTGTGGGTTTCCGCCACCAAGACCCAGCATCTGCCCCTGGGCCGGGCCGCTTCCACCTGGTGGTGGCTGCCGCCCGTTATCTGGCCCAACGAGGAAAAGGACTTCCTGGACATCGTTGAGATCATCCTCAAGCGCGGCGGCAAGCGCTTCGTGCTGAACGCCCCCTGGCAGATCGGCATTCTCGGGCGCAAGCGCCGCGAGATGCTCATGTGGGCCGGGCCGTTCTGCAACGTGGCCAATCCGCTGGCCCTTGGCAAATTACGGGACATGGGCTTTGACGGAGCCGTGGTGAGCCCGGAGCTTTCCGGGGAAGACATCCTGCACCTGCCCCGGGTGAGCCCGCTGCCGCTTGGCGTCGTGACCCACGGCCTGTGGCCGCTAGGCATAAGCCGCACCATGACCCCGGACGTGAAGTCCTGCGAGCCCATCGTGAGCCCCAAGGGCGAGATCTGCTTCGTGACCCGCTACGGGCAGAACCACTGGATGTATCCCAACTGGGAGCTGGATCTCTCCGAGAAGGAGGAAACCCTGGTCAAGGCCGGGTACCTCCAGATCATCCATATGCGCGAACCCATGCCCAAGACCATTGAGCGCAAGGAGCGCGGCGGCATGTTCAACTGGGAGATAGGGATTATCTAG